The following are encoded in a window of Wolbachia endosymbiont (group B) of Hofmannophila pseudospretella genomic DNA:
- the purB gene encoding adenylosuccinate lyase — protein MIPRYSRKEISSIWEEKNKFNIWLKIEKLACEAQAKLKVIPSDVAEKLSGAIEFDIERINEIESIVKHDVIAFLTYIAEKAGVDVRYLHYGMTSSDVLDTCLAVQLKESCDILLENLKNILAALKKKAEDYKNIVCVGRSHGMHAESTTLGLKFARFYAEFKRNYQRLISAKTEISICKISGAVGNFSNVDPFVEEYVAKEMGLIPETISSQVIPRDRHAIFFSVLGVIASSIENIAVEIRHLQRTEVGEISEYFSTGQKGSSAMPHKCNPILSENLTGLSRLIRSYVFPALENVALWHERDISHSSVERCIAPDACIAMDFALVRLTDLIDKLVINKENIEKNLNSSKGLVFSQRVLLELVNSGLAREEAYKIVQSNAMKVKQNNSDFLAELKQDKFLLEVINSKKLESLFDLKYYTKHIDHIYSKVFNEAE, from the coding sequence ATGATCCCACGCTATAGCCGCAAAGAAATCTCTTCTATTTGGGAAGAAAAAAATAAGTTCAACATATGGCTCAAAATAGAAAAATTAGCATGTGAAGCTCAAGCAAAATTAAAAGTTATTCCAAGTGATGTTGCTGAAAAGCTCTCTGGTGCTATTGAATTTGATATTGAGCGTATTAACGAAATTGAATCCATTGTAAAACATGATGTTATAGCTTTTTTGACATATATTGCTGAAAAAGCGGGAGTTGATGTTCGTTATCTCCATTACGGAATGACAAGTTCTGACGTTTTAGATACATGCCTTGCGGTTCAGTTAAAGGAATCATGTGATATTTTGCTCGAAAATTTAAAAAATATACTTGCAGCACTGAAAAAAAAGGCTGAGGACTATAAAAATATTGTTTGTGTTGGGCGCAGTCATGGAATGCATGCAGAATCAACAACTCTTGGATTAAAATTTGCTAGATTTTATGCTGAATTTAAACGCAATTATCAGAGATTAATTAGCGCGAAAACAGAGATCTCGATTTGTAAAATATCAGGTGCAGTAGGTAATTTTTCAAATGTTGATCCGTTTGTTGAAGAGTATGTAGCGAAAGAAATGGGACTTATACCTGAAACCATATCGTCTCAAGTCATTCCTCGTGATAGACACGCAATATTCTTTTCAGTTTTAGGAGTGATTGCAAGTTCAATAGAGAATATTGCCGTTGAAATACGTCACTTGCAAAGAACTGAAGTTGGAGAAATTTCTGAGTATTTTTCCACTGGTCAGAAGGGAAGTTCTGCTATGCCGCATAAGTGTAATCCTATTTTAAGTGAGAATTTGACTGGGCTCTCACGCTTAATACGCAGCTATGTTTTTCCTGCATTAGAAAATGTTGCATTATGGCACGAACGAGATATATCGCACTCGTCTGTGGAAAGGTGCATTGCTCCTGATGCTTGTATAGCAATGGATTTTGCTTTAGTACGATTAACAGATTTGATAGATAAATTGGTGATCAATAAGGAAAATATTGAAAAGAACTTAAATTCTTCAAAAGGCTTGGTTTTTTCACAACGAGTATTACTCGAGTTGGTAAATAGTGGTTTGGCGAGGGAAGAGGCGTATAAAATTGTTCAGAGCAATGCAATGAAAGTGAAACAAAACAATAGTGATTTTCTGGCCGAACTGAAACAAGATAAATTCTTACTTGAAGTTATTAACTCTAAAAAACTTGAATCTTTGTTTGATTTGAAGTATTATACGAAACATATAGATCATATATATAGCAAGGTTTTTAATGAGGCTGAGTAG